The Clarias gariepinus isolate MV-2021 ecotype Netherlands chromosome 12, CGAR_prim_01v2, whole genome shotgun sequence region GCTCATTATTTCCAGAATTTAATGTGGTACTATGAATGGTTTAGAAGCCGTATACTGGCCGTGAACCGTCGGTTCATCCTTAATCACTTTAGTAGATCCACATGTCTGAAAGCAATTAATACTGGAAAAACAAATTTTCTTGGCCCAAGTTTTAGTTTACTGTGAGGTTCATGCTTTAGTGCTTAATCTCATATGGAGCTCTGCTTAGTAATCCTAACTGTTGTCCTGTTGCTCATCCCGGTCCAGAAGAGCATGAGATCTATTTCAAGTTAAGATTTCCTCATTGAGTAATCCTACTGCTGATTTATGCTTCTGCATTAAGTGTATGCCATAGGGCTAATGTAGCCGCACCCCGTACCCTACCACCTCCCCAGAAATCCAACAATGCATCACGTCGACGCAGGCCACAGCGACTGTGGTTGGTCCGCCTGGTAGCATCACATTTCAACATCGTCTAGCTCCAACTTTAACAAGATCAGCTCAGTTCACAGAGTGGTGAAGAGACTCATAGCATAGAGACCCCACCACTAGCTAACGTTTTGGCGGTGTAACGCAGACAAACCGCCACACAAGTATACAGTAGATGCTCACATCACTGTAGGCCACTAATTAAATTAGATGCATAAATGAGGATTTAGGGACAACTGTTAGCGATGTAGCTATATCGATCTCTGGATTTCTTTACAGCAGCTTCTTATCGCATATCTATTTTTTCAGCctacaaataaaaatggattGAATTTAAGAGATGCCACATCTCTATTACAAACACTGTAGTGCAAACAGAATTAAAATTCAACCAGGAACTCCATAACAGAAAGAATTACTAAGCAAAGTGcagcagaaataataaaaaccaggaAGTTGGACACGATTAGGTGGAACCGGTCCAATGATGGATTTATTTGCCAGTTTACAAAGTGCAAACAGCAAAGACTGATATTAACTCTTCATAAGTCTGGAATGACATGTCGATAGCCTGTCATGCAAATGTAGATGTAGATAAAAGGGAGGAAGGTAAACGTAGAAAAAGTAttgaataaacttttaaataatgatataGTTATTAAGATTATCCGGAAAAACCAAGACagcatggtggctcagtggctTGGGGTCGCTGtgctcctccagggtccgggctcgattcccgcctcgggagtttgtgtgttctcctggtgcttgatgggtttcttccaggtactctggCTTCCTCCCACCATTTAAAGACTTGCATTCTTTTAATTGCCATTCGCAAATTTCCCAtagtccaggatgtaccccgccttgtgccccaagtctccagggataggctcaagaacccctgcaaccctgtacacaaggtaaagcggtgtagacgatgagtgagtgagtgaggaaaaccatccaaaataaaacagattccTCTTAACGTTCTTCTGTGTAATGGTTCAGGGAGTTTTAATCAGCCACTACTGACTAAGGTACTAAAAAGTTCGGTCTTTTTAAATGTCACTTGGTATGGAATAAtttagaaatgtataaaatttttatgaatGTATTAAAATTGTACTTTGGTGCTTGATTGCTTTATTGCTATCATAAGAGAAATACAACACTTCATAACAtgttgttataggaaaataatcacttCGGTTCATCCCACCCTATTGTTGATTATGTTCCTATAGCAGCAAGGACTAAAGCAGGAACAAAACATTCTTAAAAGCATGGAACATAATAAAGGTTCATGTACATTGTTTCCTCACTGATACCTCACCATGCTTCTATTCTCCTTAATCAACTCAATTCCTCTCTGGTACCGTTTCCATCAGTGATTTTGTATAGCCCGGTCCAAATGTTTCAGAGTTCCATCTGGCTCATAGAAGACGTCAGATTTGTTGCTAAGCACCGTACAGTTATCATCCAGAAACGTTGAAGTTTAAGTGTTGTTTTCAGCCCGAAACACAAAAGCCAACTTCAGAATCCGGGCAACAAACTGACCATCCACTAAGTCACATGGAGTTTGATTCAGAGTCATTCtgtactccttttttttttgttgtttttcctccTGTCTGCACCACAGGCAAGCCAACAGGCTACGGCCCCAACTCACGGCGCTTGCACAACCGTGGCATCGTAGATGAATGCTGCTTCCAGAGCTGTGAGCTGAAACGACTTGAGATGTACTGCGCACCAGTCAAACCTGGTAAAGCGCCACGATCGGTACGAGAGCAACGGCACACAGACACGCCCAAAACGCCAAAGGTGAGCTTCAGATCGGCGGGTCCCAGCAATcgaatgttaaaaaacaaatctatATTCTTTAAACAAGCCACtctgtaatttgtaaatattataggagtaatttatataatatgcaTCATATACTGTAGTCCGTTTATTTACATACACCTCCAGGATTAATAAAAGTCCTATATAgccatgcagttttttttttttagttatttaatgcTTTTGGGATTTCAAAGGTTCTAGATGTTTGTAATTTTCTCTGCTTTTTACAGAAACCTATATcttctggtcacagtcatacaCCATGTAAGGTAcgtatttttttctcttcattttttattatattaaaaaaaatgaaatgaacaaAGAGCTtgtctatgtatatatatctCTGTTTAAAGGGAAAATCAATTAACTTTTCAAGAATAATTAACTgtgaaaactggaaaaaaagaaagaagacaaTTGgtccaaaaaattttttagttttaaatattcAGACTAACATTTCTTGACATTTAGTAACCATGGGTCTGATAAAAAGTCTAGATATGAAAAATGAAACATATCTGATTCATTTCATGTCCAAATTACCAGCGAAGTCGTCCATGATGTCTATAACTCTTAAATGCTTGTAAATCTGGGTATTATTTTTCTTACAGCTCCATGTAACTGGGCTATAGGCAAGCAGGGACCATGTCAACAAATTGGcatgtttattcatttgaaaAACTCTTTCTCCAGTAAATTAGAGTTTGGAAATAGTTGAACTTTTTGACCTTCTTGACATCCTGATACTTTGGCCAAATAAAAAGGAAGTTTTTCTAACACAATTGAGGAATAATGTTTATTCTTCTGATATGTTGCTGCCCCACTTTATTTAGttcactttaataaaaaaaaaagcaatttctATGCATTAACACAAAGTAATACAGAATAGAAGACAGGAGATCTACAGCAGCAGGAGGCAGGACTACCCTCATGCAAGCAATATGAGTTTAACTTTATGCAAAACCATGCAATGCTAAAGACAATAGGGAACGCTCAATACGATATCACAATACCCAGATCCATATTCATTTTGAACTGTATCAGAGCCACTACTTTCTCAATAGCAGTGATCTACTGTAGCATGGTGTGGAATTTGGGCCGTTCTGCTTGAGTTCATCCAACACTTCTATCCTTGAACTGAAATTGATTGATAAAGTTTATATGCAAACACTTTCAGctatttttaatgtgtttttgagGTGTATGCAACAGTAACACTGGTGCCCCAACTTTTTCAGGTTCCTGGTTTgaacctgagctcaggttacatcagtaggtttcctctgggttctccgttTTCATCTCACCTCCCAAAACAACTTTCCATTGATATCCTTGGTTTCTAAGTCTGAAcgtgtatatgtttgtgtgaatTGGGCCCTGTAATGGGTGGGCCTTGGCAACCAGCATTGAACTAAAGACAAAAAGCCCAAATAGTGACTATCATAAGCCATTTTAGCAACAAATTGCCCAGGGTTGAAAGGTTTAAAGACCACAACCCTTTGATTGCTGTTAACGCCATTGTGAATGAACCCCTTCATTGATCTAAGGAActctcatttttaaaaaagaaaaagaaaaagtgaaattcCCCTTTAAATGTTTGCTTGCATGCTTTTAGAGCCCCATATAAAAAAGGAAACCATTAGCAGGAGACGTGGCTAAGTGGTTTTTGTGGTAGACctgcactctttctctctctcgcgctctctctccgGTTCGTGGTGTTCCCATATGTCACGTACAGGAAGCTCACTTATTTCTGCACAAGGCTCACATGCTGCTCTACTCTTCATAAATTTTACATACGTCTCTCCCAGCACCGAGGAGCGTTGAGTACAGAAGGAGGTTGTGTTTCTCCTCTCCTGTATGAGGAGATGACAGGCTGTAACTCGCTCATTGGAAACACGTGTTACGCGCCACATTACACCACAGCGCTGTCGATTTTTCTCCGTGCCGATTGAATTTCCTTTGCTACGAGAACTTGGTAGTGTtgctaaacaaagaaaaataaggtTGATATGGTGATTTCTTTTGTTCCTCTATCTAATGTGTAATatttgtggaaggagtctccagtgtcagtgcttgcTTTGTAAAGCCTTTACACTTTCACAGTAACGTGACAAGCTgcgttttcttgttttttaagagagagaaaaaagagaggatGGTGAGGGAACgtctgtttatagctgctaaaacgtaagtgataacaggaactgtAATTGGAtaagaatatataaaaacaaagtaTGTTGTGTCATTTGTAATATCATTTATATATTGATAAACTGCTGCTACAGAAGGAATCAAACACTTTGGGATTTAGTGTTAGAGCAAAATAACTAACTTCGGGGTGGTAACATTATACCAGAGTAATCGTTATTTACTTTCCTAAAAGAGCATGCCGCATAgtggtgttttttgtttcttctctttttcttccttatgaAACTCACGTCGATGTCTCTTTGCATTTCAGGAGGTTCATCAGAAGAACTCGAGCCGAGGGAACACCGGGGGGAGGAACTATCGGATGTAGTTAAGAGAAGGATGAGGGGAACTAATGGACAGTGCCAAGACGAGAAGAGTGGTTCGCtctaacagcaaaaaaaaagaaagaaaaaaagagaaaagcaaaaaaaaaaaaaaaaaaagaaaataatccatccaaccaaccaaccaaacaaacaaaacagaaagtgGATTATGGACCAGCTCTATGTACATACACCCTGTACGACTGACTATTCTAGACACTGCACCATTCCACACCGATGAGGGACAACGTCTGTCACAATGGCAAAATTAATATAGTAACATATAACAGCGGCTGCTACATCATATGGCAGTGAAACCTCCTGTATAAGAGAGCCACTGGAAACATTAATTGACCCAAACTGTTTGGAGGCACCACTTCCTGATGGGTGGGATAGAGCCAGTGGGTCACTGGAGAGGCGAGGTGAGGAGAGGAAAGGTGAaggcttgtttttgttttttttttcttgcttttttttttctgtgtcatGGGTGAAATGAACGTTGCAACGGTCCCTCccgcatatacacacataaacacacagacatgccTTCGCAATTAATTCCAGATTGCTGCAATCCAGTGCAAAATGCAAGCTGGCAGAATTTCAGCACTATTTCTGATTAGTCGAAGACAGTACTCAAGCTCTAGCACTGATGAGAAatatctttgttttgttttgttttgttttgaacaAAAACAAGAGCTTAATCAGAATGATTCAAGAGCTGTTTAGACAGAATATTGTTAAAAGCAGATGGTGCATTTGCAGGATGAGGACATGGCTAAGCAGGACGATGTCTttacatattatattaaaaaggaGTAAATAGAAACCTCATGCAAAGGTTACAGAAGTCTATGGGATGGCAACTCTGAACTCTTGAGATCAACTTCATCTTCAGGAAGCGCGCTTGCTTCCAGTTATAGTACTATCAGACTCTGCATGGttggtttaataaaaaatacaaaagccaACATTTTCACCAAAGCATGTACAACACATACAAGAGTAAGCATCTTTTTTCACAGTAAGTCTGTCAATATTATATAAAGGATGCGAGTCAAGTCTAGCGAAACTTCACACACTTCACACGACCCACAACAGTTTGCTAACGATACAGTACAGGGGTGGACAAATCAGtgagttcagcctttattcatcacatatacattactgcacagtgggCGCAGGgacagagtgcagggtcagctatttctacagcacccctggagcggacagggttaagggccctgctTAAGGGACCAACTTGCGGAGCTGGGGCTGGAACTcccgaccttccaatcagtagcgcagagccttaacacacagAGCCACCATGCCCACAGTGGGCACTCAATAATCCAagtttgcatttgttttaaattcatattgacccaaaacaggaaaataaaatgtgttttcttattaGCTACCAAAAGACGAATCTCAGAGCTAGCAAAAACATGACCACCTGCTGCACTACTCACATTGCGAGGGGGAAAGGcatcatgtatttttttgtttttactgtttgtgAAGCAAAAGATTTGACCCAAAGCCATCACCCTCCTGACCATTCAACCTATGActttgaagttgttggttttttttttttcatgaaataaataagaagaagCATTTAGGTCACAGCCAAAAGATCAATCAACAACTTGCTACATAAGtgataatgattataataacaataaacttcATGTGTTACTTTTACTCTTAACTTGCTAGGTTACGACCCATAATTACAATATGTTAGCTGTCTGGGACTGGAAAACACACCAATCATGGAAAAACCCATGAATGTAAGATTTGTCCATCCCTGTTTATCACGACCACAACACCACTATTTCAGCATCTCCGAGGATCCACACAGACTCTCCACACAGAGTCCAACCTTCTTCTGGAACATTCGGACTGCTGCTTTCTGAAATCCGGATTGTGTCGATGTTCCTTTGAATCTTCCTTCCAAATCCACAAATCCACACTCTCGTCCATCTAGCCGTCTCTGTATTCAATAATCCTATTTATGTtaaccacctttttttttttgttcattcctTATTTTACTGTCATACATCATGCTGTTATATAACAGAACAATATAAGAACTCTACCCACTATATAATGGTGCTATTTTGTAGTATAGTATAAGGGTTGGCAAAACTCGTTCTGGGTGAGGGGGGACGATTGGGGGATAGGGGGAAATGTGAACTGACGTTTTAGAGGTTTGGATGTGGAGGTCTTCCCTTTTTTTGCACAGCCTTGTGGGCACCGGTATAATAATGCTCTTTTTCAAAGTTTAGGCAATGATGTATGCAAGcaaatgtatttgtgtgtgatcTGTGAATGCACGGAGGAAAAACGTGATCCTGCAAtttgcaattttattattattattatgattattatgattattttaaccattttaagTTATTGATAGTTGTACTTCATTAAGATCCCTATGCCAAAAAactaagtaaataataataaacaaacaaacaaacaaaaaaacactgtgaATGACAAACTTCCAGTCCTATTAAAGTTCCTAAACAGCACCTATGTTtacatgcaaatatttttactaGTGTGAATGAATTTATATATACCCTAAACTGGGTGTTAGGTAGACAATCTCTGTTTATATGCATGTAATTTAGTCCAAAGTTATGCACATTTAAGGAGCAAGGTTCAGTGTCAGGTTTATTGTAAGAACAAAAGTGCATTTCCTCTCCATTTACTCCTGCTAATTCCAACCCAGCGGCCAGCTCTTCCCAATCATACAACAGCTACCAACCGAGTAGATAAAGGCTAACACATAATACTTTCCCCAAACGACTTGAAGCCAGCCAAGCACATGTGACTGACAGGGAGAGGAGACATCCCTTGGCTCCCGGCGAAAGATGCCTTTGGCATTGTTGGAATCCAAGCATGCGATCTTCAAACGATcgggcaaatatttttatacttcGTCACTTAGAAATGTGTTTTGAATTATATCCATCTCTCAAAACATTATTGAAAATTTGGGACTGTAAGGCTGTTGTCAGTCCGCCATTTTCATGTCCAAGAGCAGAACTAGCCGAGATCAAGTCGGTACCGAGACTCGTGAGTCGTGAGGTCGTGGCCAAGTAAAGACAAGGACCAAGTCCAATGACCaccaaaccattttttttaacgcCAAAGCCTTGACTTTAAATTGTTTGCTTCACTTGTGCATTGCACTAAGGATTTGGTGATTTTCTTTGACCTTTTGCGAAACTGTGCGAAAGACACAAGAGATCAAGTCCATATTTTgcaaattacaattattataagGAGATTATTATAAATTGGATAATAAAGCATTATGTTGCATGTAAACATAGCTAGTGGAGCTTTCCTTTTAACTATATTTTAGGTTAGCATTTAAGATTTACGAGCTATAATTTATCACTGACTTCCACCAAGAAAAGCATCATACTTGGATGTAGTTTCAGAATTTCTCTTAGAGGTTCTATTACAGGATTTGTCAATGGATAAAACTTTAAGCTAGCTAAGTTCAACTCATTTGGTTCATTACATTGAATaagtatttataatttattggaAGGTCCTACAGCTTGAGGATTTTAACTTGGGGATTTTGGGAAAAGCTAATATTCTTCTTAAGATTTTTATTCTATCTACGACATTTTACAGAAAACGAACAATTTTGCAATAGTTATAATGAAACATATAATGCAAAGTTTATGGATTGCAATACTGTCTTGTTCGATGGGAcccaaaatgttgttttttttgtttcttatgttTTAAAGCAATAATTACGCTATCACAGATATAAAGCTCTATTTAATTCTACTCAGTCACAGTATCTATATCCACAGCCATAACCTTATATATACCTTACATAAACCTTACATAAAATTACAAGCGTACATCTTTGAGTTACATAGCAAAATATAACTTCTAACTAtaccaaagatttttaattagcTAGGACTGATATTGTGTGTCGCTGTTTGTTACTAAATTAATTttgttatactttttttttttttaatgtattgtaaATGGAATAATGTCAAAATATTTCTTAATCTGTTTGGATATGATGAAATGTTATGTTTAAGATTAATCTGACAGAAATGAAGAGTTCACAGTGATGGAGCTGCTCCaaggtgtacagtacattgtt contains the following coding sequences:
- the igf1 gene encoding insulin-like growth factor I isoform X1, translating into MSRGHMGGDVLKWTMHCVSRGRALVRLLLLCALALTPLAARAGPETLCGAELVDTLQFVCGDRGFYFSKPTGYGPNSRRLHNRGIVDECCFQSCELKRLEMYCAPVKPGKAPRSVREQRHTDTPKTPKKPISSGHSHTPCKREKKERMVRERLFIAAKTRFIRRTRAEGTPGGGTIGCS
- the igf1 gene encoding insulin-like growth factor I isoform X2 — its product is MSRGHMGGDVLKWTMHCVSRGRALVRLLLLCALALTPLAARAGPETLCGAELVDTLQFVCGDRGFYFSKPTGYGPNSRRLHNRGIVDECCFQSCELKRLEMYCAPVKPGKAPRSVREQRHTDTPKTPKKPISSGHSHTPCKEVHQKNSSRGNTGGRNYRM